The following proteins are co-located in the Sphaeramia orbicularis chromosome 24, fSphaOr1.1, whole genome shotgun sequence genome:
- the cep85l gene encoding centrosomal protein of 85 kDa-like has translation MWYRDLEDGYESNKTGSSSGGSPGWVPGQESAWQSTPPVPGSFRCGRRHSTVSDSGDTGIGTYCSDSVEDDPSYSNTPSAFQPLLQYPLVREEALVHMRPAPSSLTSSSGRLPASPSSVGHLLGSSMSLGSENSLDMKDHQPIRRWSSLNKLSSGADKSSTRAWTYQYHPDSQGSLDRGLLQGRRRDPQGSSTDLYLPLSSSFLCNSLLQRSPGAGPCYRYNHNRKSTGLDTHLSVSSGLVSPIKHNCLDMIHNGPLEARLLEVGEQVYGLGFPKQPQLGSPIQPEIRTKMWLTEQMEYSPKVDQGGDGGHGGPSGTVETDEDGVHWQLGNQHKSDLNQTLMETALPVNALVKVKEGLLRQRELEIDRQKQQILQLHARIRENELRAQQVMQSQKGWFDNHYVLNTKDSAVGMPRKQLSDSLQYDEELGRKLAVAELEVHHLNEFFKQVTQKYTEGIRKLEEKIRTRDRYITSLKKKCQRESEQKQEKQQRIETLEKYLADLPTLNEVQAQAQKLEEVQLKAKDMEDTMSRLQKSAEHACALMKEKNVKIELQAKREQELIASVHSLQQKVQLCLADGVRLPVLDLKQLEVENTRLLEQQDYSSKLIHHQKEQIEKLMLQLTQRQMEERLLVHPPSTAEMQELGQLLKEMSLCLLDLQALCSIQAQRAEGKEPNLSLLLGMKSLSVSVEENECRVVVEQELRFKLMEVTQLRKDIDELRKSIKDCSAQR, from the exons ATGTGGTACCGAGATTTGGAGGACGGATACGAGTCTAATAAAACAG gttccaGTAGTGGAGGATCTCCAGGATGGGTCCCTGGTCAGGAGTCGGCTTGGCAGAGCACCCCCCCTGTTCCTGGGAGCTTCAGGTGTGGACGCCGACACAGCACAGTGTCTGACAGTGGAGACACTGGTATCGGCACGTACTGCTCCGACAGCGTGGAAG ATGATCCCAGTTACAGTAATACGCCCTCAGCCTTCCAGCCCCTCTTGCAGTACCCCCTGGTCCGGGAAGAGGCTTTGGTCCACATGAGACCAGCCCCCTCCTCTTTAACCTCCAGTAGTGGACGGCTGCCGGCCTCCCCCAGCAGCGTGGGCCACCTGCTGGGATCCTCCATGTCCCTGGGGTCCGAGAACAGTCTGGATATGAAGGACCATCAGCCCATCCGGAGGTGGTCCTCGCTCAACAAGCTGTCATCTGGGGCTGATAAAAGCTCCACCAGGGCGTGGACCTACCAGTACCACCCGGACTCCCAGGGCTCCTTGGACAGAGGTCTACTCCAGGGGCGCAGACGGGACCCCCAGGGCTCCAGCACAGACCTCTATCTGCCCCTGTCCTCATCCTTCCTCTGTAACAGTTTACTGCAGCGTTCGCCAGGCGCCGGGCCCTGCTACCGCTACAACCACAACAGGAAGTCCACCGGTTTGGACACGCATTTATCTGTGTCCTCAGGCCTGGTGTCACCGATAAAACACAACTGTCTGGACATGATCCACAACGGCCCACTAGAGGCTAGACTGTTGGAGGTCGGTGAACAGGTGTACGGACTGGGCTTCCCCAAACAGCCACAGTTAGGTTCTCCCATTCAGCCGGAGATCCGCACCAAGATGTGGCTGACGGAGCAGATGGAGTACAGCCCCAAAGTGGACCAGGGAGGGGATGGGGGTCACGGTGGACCCAGTGGAACCGTGGAGACTGATGAAGATGGGGTTCACTGGCAACTTGGAAATCAACACAAGTCGGACCTGAACCAG ACGCTGATGGAGACGGCCTTACCTGTAAACGCTCTGGTGAAGGTTAAAGAAGGACTGCTGAGACAGAGGGAACTGGAGATAGACAG ACAAAAACAGCAGATCCTGCAGCTCCACGCCCGGATCCGAGAGAATGAACTCAGAGCACAGCAGGTGATGCAGAGTCAGAAAGGCTGGTTCGACAACCACTACGTCCTGAATACCAAG GACTCGGCAGTGGGAATGCCGCGTAAACAGTTGTCGGATTCGCTGCAGTACGATGAAGAACTGGGCAGGAAGCTGGCAGTGGCCGAGCTGGAAGTCCACCATCTGAACGAGTTTTTTAAACAAGTcacacagaagtatacagaaggCATTCGAAAACTGGAAGAAAAG ATAAGAACAAGGGATCGCTACATCACTAGTCTGAAAAAGAAATGTCAGAGAGAGAGTGaacagaaacaagaaaagcaacaGCGAATAGAAACGCTAGAAAAATATCTGGCTGATCTTCCCACACTAAACGAAGTTCAAGCTCAGGCCCAGAAG CTTGAGGAGGTCCAGCTGAAAGCCAAGGACATGGAAGACACCATGAGTCGGTTACAGAAAAGCGCCGAACACGCGTGTgctctgatgaaagaaaaaaacgtCAAGATTGAGCTGCAGGCCAAGAGGGAACAGGAGCTGATCGCATCTGTACACAG TCTGCAGCAGAAGGTGCAGCTGTGTTTGGCAGACGGTGTCAGGTTGCCCGTGCTCGACCTAAAGCAGCTGGAGGTGGAAAACACTCGACTTCTGGAGCAGCAGGACTACAGCAGCAAG CTGATCCATCACCAGAAGGAACAGATTGAGAAGCTGATGTTGCAGCTGACG CAGCGGCAGATGGAAGAAAGACTGTTGGTGCATCCTCCGTCTACGGCTGAGATGCAGGAACTGGGTCAGTTACTGAAGGAGATGTCCTTATGTCTGCTGGACCTGCAGGCGCTCTGCAGCATCCAGGCCCAGAGGGCCGAGGGGAAGGAGCCCAACCTGTCTCTGCTTCTGGGCATGAAGT CGCTCAGTGTGTCTGTGGAGGAGAACGAGTGCAGAGTGGTGGTGGAACAGGAGTTGAGGTTCAAACTGATGGAAGTCACACAACTGAGGAAAGACATCGACGAACTGAGGAAAAGCATCAAAGACTGTTCTGCCCAGCGCTAA